From one Methanobrevibacter woesei genomic stretch:
- the psmB gene encoding archaeal proteasome endopeptidase complex subunit beta, producing MKDKILEGTTTVGITCKDGVVFASERRATMGNLVAHKVAEKIFKIDDHIVTTIAGSVGDAQNLMKIIEAEVSLYQLRNNDKISIKAAASLTANILRSGPAYVQTLLGGVDDEGPSIYSLDPAGGMIKDTYISTGSGSITAYGVLEDRFHDEITVEEGLEVAVRAIKAAAERDTYSGNGFLVAKVDENGYEMLDNEKVNDILEKI from the coding sequence ATGAAAGATAAAATTTTAGAAGGAACAACAACCGTAGGTATTACATGTAAGGACGGTGTTGTATTTGCAAGTGAAAGAAGAGCAACTATGGGAAACTTAGTAGCTCATAAAGTAGCTGAAAAAATATTTAAAATTGATGATCATATTGTAACTACAATCGCAGGTTCTGTTGGAGATGCTCAAAACTTAATGAAAATAATTGAGGCTGAAGTATCACTTTACCAATTAAGAAACAACGATAAGATTAGTATTAAAGCTGCTGCATCATTAACAGCAAATATTTTACGTTCTGGACCAGCATATGTCCAAACTTTACTTGGTGGTGTTGATGATGAAGGACCTTCTATTTACTCCTTAGACCCAGCAGGAGGTATGATCAAAGATACATACATATCAACTGGTTCAGGATCAATTACTGCATATGGAGTGCTTGAAGATAGATTCCATGATGAAATAACTGTTGAAGAAGGATTAGAAGTAGCTGTAAGAGCAATCAAAGCTGCTGCTGAACGTGACACTTACTCCGGAAATGGATTTTTAGTTGCTAAAGTAGATGAAAACGGCTACGAAATGTTAGATAATGAAAAAGTTAATGATATTCTAGAAAAAATATAA
- the purM gene encoding phosphoribosylformylglycinamidine cyclo-ligase, which produces MVTYSESGVDIDLEAVTVDKLASKLKSTLKYRDIITDSGHYAALVRLGDKAIAMSTDGVGSKILIAKMMNKFDTVGIDCIAMVVNDILCVGAEPIALVDYLAVEEPNPEMASEIAEGLVKGAIESKIAIIGGETASLPGIIKDFDIAGTGIGFVDVDKIITGEDITPGNVLIGIESNGIHSNGYSLARKALFDDAGYAIDDKMPNGDTTIGEELLRPTTLYVEPIVRLFKENYKINGLAHITGGGFTNLKRLKKNVGYEINDLPEVPEIFKLIYEQNVPLKEMYKVFNMGVGFVVITEEEEADKIMETLKEYCNCQIIGKVIEEDKIVVKTFEGTEVEY; this is translated from the coding sequence ATGGTTACATATTCAGAATCCGGTGTTGATATAGACCTTGAGGCTGTTACTGTTGACAAGTTAGCATCCAAACTCAAATCAACTCTTAAATATAGAGATATAATCACAGATAGTGGCCATTATGCTGCTCTTGTAAGATTAGGTGATAAAGCTATTGCAATGAGTACTGATGGAGTAGGTAGTAAAATATTAATTGCCAAAATGATGAATAAATTTGATACAGTCGGTATTGATTGTATAGCTATGGTTGTTAACGATATACTTTGTGTCGGTGCAGAACCAATTGCTTTAGTAGATTATCTTGCTGTTGAAGAACCAAACCCTGAAATGGCTAGTGAAATCGCTGAAGGATTAGTTAAAGGAGCTATTGAATCTAAAATAGCTATTATTGGTGGAGAAACAGCATCATTACCAGGAATCATTAAAGATTTCGATATTGCTGGAACTGGAATTGGTTTCGTTGATGTTGATAAAATAATCACTGGTGAGGATATAACTCCTGGAAATGTCTTGATTGGTATTGAAAGTAATGGTATTCACAGTAATGGATACAGTTTAGCAAGAAAAGCATTATTTGATGATGCAGGATATGCTATTGATGATAAAATGCCAAATGGTGACACAACCATCGGTGAAGAATTACTTAGACCAACTACATTATATGTTGAACCAATTGTTAGATTATTTAAAGAAAATTACAAAATCAATGGTTTAGCACATATTACTGGCGGAGGATTCACTAACCTTAAAAGATTAAAAAAGAACGTAGGTTATGAAATAAACGATCTTCCAGAAGTCCCTGAAATTTTTAAACTTATTTATGAACAAAATGTTCCTTTAAAAGAAATGTACAAAGTTTTCAACATGGGAGTAGGTTTTGTTGTAATAACTGAAGAGGAAGAAGCTGACAAAATAATGGAAACTTTAAAAGAATATTGCAATTGTCAAATAATTGGTAAAGTAATTGAAGAAGATAAAATTGTAGTTAAAACCTTTGAAGGAACTGAAGTTGAATATTAG
- the cofG gene encoding 7,8-didemethyl-8-hydroxy-5-deazariboflavin synthase subunit CofG, translating into MNYTKEEILSFLTAEKEEILDLMKQTVNNEENNTITYSKNIFIPLTEICRNDCGYCNFKKTPEDKNAIILKDMDEILEELKIAEKQGCKEALFTFGEDADESPAVVKALEDKGYKNMIDYIYDVCLMTLNETKLLPHTNGGNFSYDALKKLKEVNASMGLMLENSSKRLMETIAHRRSPGKDPELRIDTISNAGKLKIPYTTGILIGIGETKEEIADSLLTIKELSDKYNHIQEVIIQNFTVSPGIEMENCEEPSLMDMIRTVVAAKLLFKDSDVSIQVPPNLNYDTAQIFLLCGADDWGGVSPISKDFVNPTSPWPALEELEKLTNNVGFNLTERLCIYDKYITPEWLNEKLLDAISNLS; encoded by the coding sequence ATGAACTATACAAAAGAAGAAATTCTCTCATTTTTAACTGCAGAAAAAGAAGAAATACTCGATTTAATGAAACAGACAGTTAATAATGAAGAGAATAACACCATTACTTATTCTAAAAATATTTTTATCCCTTTAACTGAAATCTGCAGAAATGACTGCGGATACTGCAATTTTAAAAAAACACCTGAAGATAAAAATGCCATAATCTTAAAGGATATGGATGAAATTCTTGAAGAATTGAAAATAGCTGAAAAACAGGGATGTAAAGAAGCATTATTTACTTTTGGAGAAGATGCAGATGAAAGCCCTGCAGTTGTTAAAGCTCTTGAGGATAAAGGATATAAAAATATGATTGATTATATCTATGATGTCTGTTTAATGACATTAAATGAAACTAAATTATTGCCTCATACCAATGGTGGAAATTTTAGCTATGATGCACTTAAAAAATTAAAAGAAGTTAATGCATCAATGGGTTTAATGTTGGAAAATTCTTCAAAAAGATTAATGGAAACAATAGCTCATAGAAGAAGTCCTGGAAAAGATCCAGAATTGAGAATTGATACAATAAGTAATGCTGGAAAACTTAAAATACCCTATACCACAGGAATTTTAATTGGTATTGGAGAAACAAAAGAAGAAATAGCTGATTCTTTACTAACAATTAAAGAACTATCTGATAAATACAATCATATTCAGGAAGTGATTATTCAAAACTTTACAGTGAGCCCAGGTATTGAGATGGAAAACTGTGAAGAACCTAGTTTAATGGATATGATTCGTACTGTAGTGGCTGCAAAGTTATTATTTAAGGATAGTGATGTCTCAATACAAGTTCCACCTAACTTAAATTATGATACTGCTCAGATATTCTTATTATGTGGTGCAGATGATTGGGGTGGTGTTTCACCGATTTCAAAAGACTTTGTTAATCCAACATCCCCATGGCCTGCATTAGAAGAACTTGAAAAACTTACAAATAATGTTGGTTTTAACTTAACTGAAAGATTATGTATTTATGATAAATATATAACTCCAGAATGGTTAAATGAGAAACTTTTAGATGCAATATCTAATTTATCCTAG
- a CDS encoding beta-CASP ribonuclease aCPSF1: protein MTSEILEDIKKAIIGKLPAETQVSKVEFEGPEVVIYTKNPEIITENGDLIRTLAKDLRKRIIIRSDKSVLLSPEKTIEKVHEIVPDGAEITDIYFDTVTGEVVITAKKPGLVIGKFGATSRNIVKNTGWAPKILRTPPISSEIIGKIRGILKNSSKDRKKMLQRLGKQIHQGSKYPNDWARVTSMGGFKEVGRSSMLLQTPNSRVLLDCGVNVAATDNKNAFPYLNVPEFSIEELDAVIISHAHLDHCGFLPYLYHYGYEGPVYCTTPTRDLMTLLQLDHIDIAHREGNPLPFNVKHVQKAIKNTITLDYGEVTDISPDIRLTLHNAGHILGSAMSHMHIGDGAHNLVYTGDFKYERSRLLEPATTRFPRSETVIMESTYGGREDVQPSRNSAEKEMMKTIYKTLKRGGKVLVPVFAVGRAQELMVVLEEYMRHGMIEEVPIYIDGMIWEATAIHTARPEYLSKDLRDQIFHMGRNPFISDMFLKVQSLDQRKELVESKQPAIILSTSGMLTGGNSVEYFKWLCEDERNTLIFVGYQSEGSLGRRIQKGWKEVPLEEDGKTKVFNVKMEIKTINGFSGHSNRRQLMDYVKRLNPRPEKVITCHGDPYKTVDLASSVHRSYKIETKTPLNLDCVRIQ, encoded by the coding sequence ATGACTTCAGAGATTTTAGAAGATATTAAAAAGGCGATAATAGGAAAATTACCTGCTGAAACCCAAGTCTCAAAAGTTGAATTCGAGGGTCCAGAAGTGGTAATTTACACTAAAAACCCAGAAATCATAACTGAAAATGGCGATCTTATAAGAACATTAGCTAAAGATTTAAGAAAAAGAATTATCATTCGTTCAGATAAAAGCGTATTATTAAGTCCTGAAAAGACTATTGAAAAAGTTCATGAAATCGTTCCTGATGGTGCTGAAATTACTGATATCTATTTTGACACTGTAACAGGAGAAGTTGTTATTACTGCTAAAAAACCAGGACTTGTAATTGGTAAATTTGGTGCAACATCTAGAAATATTGTTAAAAATACAGGGTGGGCTCCAAAAATATTGAGAACACCACCAATTAGTTCTGAAATAATTGGAAAAATCAGAGGAATATTAAAAAATAGTAGCAAAGACCGTAAAAAGATGTTACAAAGACTTGGAAAACAAATCCATCAAGGAAGTAAATATCCTAATGATTGGGCAAGAGTAACATCCATGGGAGGATTTAAAGAAGTAGGACGTTCCTCCATGCTTTTACAAACTCCAAATAGTAGAGTATTATTAGATTGTGGAGTTAACGTTGCTGCAACAGATAATAAAAATGCTTTTCCTTATTTAAATGTTCCAGAATTCTCAATTGAAGAATTAGATGCAGTTATTATTTCACATGCTCACTTAGACCATTGTGGATTCTTACCATACTTATATCATTATGGTTATGAAGGACCTGTATACTGTACAACACCAACAAGAGATTTAATGACTTTATTACAATTAGATCATATTGATATTGCTCACAGAGAAGGAAATCCATTACCATTTAATGTAAAACATGTTCAAAAAGCTATTAAAAACACAATTACATTAGATTATGGAGAAGTAACTGACATATCTCCAGACATTAGATTAACTTTACATAATGCAGGACATATCCTTGGTTCAGCTATGTCCCATATGCATATTGGTGACGGAGCTCATAACTTAGTTTATACTGGAGATTTCAAGTATGAAAGAAGTAGATTACTTGAACCTGCTACCACCAGATTCCCACGTTCTGAAACTGTGATTATGGAAAGTACTTATGGTGGAAGAGAAGATGTGCAACCATCTAGAAACTCTGCTGAAAAAGAAATGATGAAAACTATATATAAAACACTTAAACGTGGTGGAAAAGTTTTAGTTCCAGTATTTGCTGTAGGAAGAGCACAAGAGCTTATGGTTGTACTTGAAGAATATATGCGTCATGGAATGATTGAAGAGGTACCTATATACATTGATGGTATGATTTGGGAAGCAACAGCTATCCATACTGCAAGACCTGAATATTTAAGTAAAGATTTAAGAGATCAAATATTCCATATGGGCAGAAATCCATTTATCTCAGATATGTTCCTTAAAGTTCAAAGTTTAGACCAAAGAAAAGAACTTGTTGAAAGTAAACAACCAGCAATCATTCTTTCAACATCAGGTATGTTAACTGGAGGTAATTCAGTTGAATACTTCAAATGGTTATGTGAAGATGAAAGAAACACCTTAATATTTGTAGGATATCAATCTGAAGGATCTCTCGGAAGAAGAATACAAAAAGGATGGAAAGAAGTTCCTCTTGAAGAAGATGGAAAAACAAAAGTATTCAATGTTAAAATGGAAATTAAAACCATTAATGGATTTAGTGGTCACTCTAACAGACGCCAATTAATGGATTACGTTAAAAGGTTAAATCCAAGACCTGAAAAAGTCATTACCTGCCACGGAGATCCATATAAAACTGTTGACTTAGCATCAAGTGTACATAGAAGTTATAAAATTGAAACAAAAACACCACTTAATTTAGATTGTGTGAGAATTCAATAA
- a CDS encoding class I SAM-dependent methyltransferase: protein MKWKKIGDILVVDDKFGDKSLEELKSIANKEKVESIIEIDNIYGVKREPHYKFLLGSKSETINKENGCYFKLDLTKVMWSKGNVNERIRIANLVEDDETIIDMFAGIGYFSIPIAKFSNAKEIYSMEINPNSFYYLNENINLNKINNITPLLGDCSQLTPNYNADRILMGYVKTTHHYLKTAVDSLNSGGIIHYHETVPEKLMETRPISRIRQAAKDREVELLNIQKIKKYSPGVMHVVVDARIN from the coding sequence ATGAAATGGAAAAAAATTGGGGATATTCTTGTTGTAGATGATAAATTCGGTGATAAATCCTTAGAAGAGTTAAAATCTATAGCTAACAAGGAAAAAGTAGAATCTATAATCGAAATTGACAATATTTATGGTGTTAAAAGGGAACCTCATTATAAATTTCTTTTGGGCAGTAAAAGTGAAACTATTAATAAAGAAAATGGTTGTTACTTTAAGTTGGATTTAACTAAAGTAATGTGGTCTAAAGGCAATGTTAACGAAAGAATAAGAATAGCAAACCTTGTTGAAGATGATGAAACAATAATTGATATGTTTGCAGGTATAGGCTACTTTTCAATCCCAATAGCTAAATTCAGCAATGCAAAAGAGATTTATTCAATGGAAATTAATCCTAATTCTTTTTATTATCTTAATGAGAACATAAACTTAAATAAAATTAACAATATCACTCCACTTTTAGGAGACTGCAGTCAGTTGACACCTAATTACAATGCAGATAGAATTTTAATGGGATATGTTAAAACAACTCATCATTATCTTAAAACAGCGGTTGATTCATTAAATAGCGGTGGAATAATCCATTATCATGAAACAGTACCTGAAAAACTAATGGAAACACGTCCAATATCTCGTATTAGACAGGCAGCAAAAGATAGGGAAGTTGAATTGTTAAATATTCAAAAAATAAAAAAGTATTCTCCCGGAGTTATGCATGTTGTTGTAGATGCTAGGATAAATTAG
- the comC gene encoding L-sulfolactate dehydrogenase — protein sequence MKITKDNEISLVKEILKKLGASEEDCELVAEATIDADLKGFTSHGLGRFPQYLKSIEAGTINLEDNITIEKETPAIALINGNSGFGQAVSYKAMKLAIKKAKEIGVGCVGVHNSNHFGVTGFYSDLAIRDGVIGLVIANTEPAIAPLGASKALLGTNPIAIGIPSDTYIALDMATSATARGKLLEARRKGNSIPEGWALDADGNPTTDPDEGLKGSILPFGAHKGYGLAFMIELLTGPLVSAAWGKEVTGTADPTKDCTKGDLYLAIDPSKFVDPETFKEQTEAFCQEVRDTGDTFVPGDLEVKRIAEAEANGMEIDEKLYEQLKEICSDLEIDIDSYLEE from the coding sequence ATGAAAATTACAAAAGATAATGAAATAAGCCTTGTAAAAGAAATATTGAAAAAATTAGGTGCAAGTGAAGAAGACTGCGAATTAGTAGCTGAAGCAACTATTGATGCAGACTTAAAAGGATTTACTTCCCATGGACTTGGAAGATTCCCACAATACTTAAAAAGTATTGAAGCAGGAACTATCAATTTAGAAGATAACATAACTATTGAAAAAGAAACTCCTGCAATAGCTTTAATTAACGGTAACAGTGGATTTGGACAAGCAGTATCTTACAAAGCTATGAAATTAGCTATTAAAAAAGCTAAAGAAATAGGTGTAGGATGTGTAGGTGTACATAACTCAAACCACTTTGGTGTAACTGGATTTTATTCTGATTTAGCTATTAGAGATGGAGTTATTGGTCTTGTAATTGCAAATACTGAACCTGCAATCGCACCATTAGGTGCAAGTAAAGCACTCTTAGGTACTAACCCAATAGCTATTGGTATTCCATCAGATACTTACATCGCTCTTGATATGGCAACTTCTGCTACTGCACGTGGAAAATTATTAGAAGCAAGAAGAAAAGGAAATTCAATCCCAGAAGGATGGGCATTAGATGCTGACGGAAACCCAACCACTGATCCTGATGAAGGATTAAAAGGATCCATCTTACCATTTGGTGCACATAAAGGATATGGATTAGCATTTATGATTGAATTATTAACTGGACCATTAGTAAGTGCAGCATGGGGTAAAGAAGTTACTGGTACTGCAGACCCTACTAAAGACTGTACAAAAGGAGATTTATACTTAGCTATTGATCCTTCTAAATTTGTTGACCCAGAAACATTCAAAGAACAAACTGAAGCATTTTGTCAAGAAGTAAGAGACACAGGAGACACCTTTGTTCCAGGTGATTTAGAAGTCAAAAGAATAGCTGAAGCTGAAGCTAATGGAATGGAAATCGATGAAAAATTATATGAACAATTAAAAGAAATCTGTTCTGATTTAGAAATCGATATTGATTCCTATTTAGAAGAATAA
- a CDS encoding DUF2120 family protein translates to MQKLYEVAGQVMGFFDAFKGSQPAIDNEKILIVRGRSRSVIPLDQFHDKINEIGELLGGKEVTSDEKIRDILELGDKHIQSKEEPTTAVDSHGFTRMKKELEGMGLVVEYKVFELPDCDVIIAIWEDKHELPPLYVEVTVSDNER, encoded by the coding sequence ATGCAAAAATTATACGAAGTAGCTGGACAAGTAATGGGTTTTTTTGATGCATTTAAAGGATCACAACCAGCTATAGATAATGAAAAAATTCTAATTGTTAGAGGCAGATCAAGATCTGTAATTCCCCTTGACCAGTTCCACGATAAAATTAATGAAATTGGAGAACTTCTTGGAGGAAAAGAAGTAACTTCTGATGAAAAAATAAGAGACATTCTTGAGCTTGGAGATAAACACATCCAATCTAAAGAAGAACCAACAACTGCTGTTGATTCACATGGTTTTACAAGAATGAAAAAAGAGTTAGAGGGAATGGGTCTTGTTGTAGAATATAAAGTATTTGAACTTCCAGATTGTGATGTTATAATAGCAATTTGGGAAGATAAACATGAACTCCCTCCATTATATGTCGAAGTTACTGTTTCAGACAATGAAAGATAA